A genomic segment from Polyangium mundeleinium encodes:
- a CDS encoding YncE family protein, giving the protein MRSLRLSQLLAILVGCAPFAAVACSDDPTNPGTTTSSSSASGSGGGGGVGGDGGMGGVGGGSSSTGTPGVACADALLPLQNPRAHTLGETFYLPRFLTDAGCPAELAWQVVSAPPDSKNAVYNTGAPEPRFTPDVPGEYTFRLNDPAQTELTLRAVARPPQARFRNHHLTPLHGAAVVDGELWTTNGASYTVTRLVAENGQWTKAGEITVGSWPAAIAHHPGDKKVYVAQRGGDTVGILDRDRNILEDALWVGDEPSGLAISPDGATLYVSLATMRKVAVVDLAKREVKATIDVGFDPRALVLSADGKRLFVASYRSGNKIKDTRGTYGPGDDEDIWIVDTETQKVSLAISGVAADLRSIALSEDGAELYVASTDGDPEPSQSAPGAEPFFHEVVVLGADPAKPDYGAVLRRVDLTRQSGSGGAVVNPSGVLGVGDTIWVASESSDVVVALDRATLAEKGRAAVGPGARALVKLGNNVAVHSYQSFEASFLDATGAVVQTVSLAEDPRPANIALGERVFTRPGGGFASNHACSSCHVETQNDGMVWRFGPQIWHNVRPLQLLDATTPLEWGAYVSNTDNFGYQGPSSIVGRPATPEEALGMQAFLSSLLGAPRETGHTRIDGSFTEAATRGKDLFEGKAACYGCHAPPLYTSREYIPVGKSGEPADIPSLLGVYRHGVYFVKGQARDLEAALDVAIQYVGADLTTDEKADLLQFLRELTPKGAHPLGIWPDIDSDDAVYPNVRPSVAFTDPIDDSQPGKTAADLAAEYVTLETEAGEKVAGSVVVTGGLVEFVPAAPLTAGAKYRFRALPGLPFLSGGALWGERSTEFVVANPAIGMWPKTMKMTVTVPGPGGSMTPLDYVLEASDTPRPGGMTLIVKPQLFGNQQRQEVWARLDGDKLYMQPVALPINPSGVADAAMITGTVKTVNQADQSISLVEGTLRLGGPGINLPGVKFVIVPN; this is encoded by the coding sequence ATGAGATCCTTACGCCTATCTCAGCTCCTCGCGATCCTCGTTGGCTGCGCGCCGTTTGCAGCGGTTGCGTGCAGCGACGACCCGACGAACCCGGGCACGACCACGAGCTCGAGCAGCGCCTCCGGCAGCGGGGGGGGTGGCGGCGTCGGAGGTGACGGCGGGATGGGCGGCGTCGGTGGCGGAAGCTCGAGCACTGGCACCCCCGGCGTCGCCTGCGCCGATGCGCTCCTTCCGCTCCAGAACCCGCGCGCCCACACGCTCGGCGAGACCTTTTATTTGCCGCGTTTCCTCACGGATGCCGGCTGCCCCGCCGAGCTCGCGTGGCAGGTCGTCTCGGCGCCGCCCGACAGCAAGAACGCCGTCTACAACACCGGCGCCCCCGAGCCGCGCTTCACGCCCGACGTCCCCGGCGAGTACACCTTCCGCCTCAACGACCCCGCGCAGACCGAGCTCACGCTCCGCGCCGTCGCCCGCCCCCCGCAAGCGCGCTTCCGCAACCACCACCTCACGCCGCTCCACGGCGCGGCCGTCGTCGACGGCGAGCTCTGGACCACGAACGGCGCCTCGTACACCGTCACGCGCCTCGTCGCTGAAAATGGCCAGTGGACGAAGGCCGGCGAAATCACGGTCGGCTCGTGGCCCGCCGCGATCGCGCATCACCCCGGCGACAAGAAGGTCTACGTCGCGCAGCGCGGCGGCGACACGGTCGGCATCCTCGATCGCGACCGCAACATCCTCGAAGATGCGCTTTGGGTCGGCGACGAGCCGAGCGGCCTCGCCATCTCGCCCGACGGCGCGACGCTCTACGTCTCGCTCGCCACGATGCGCAAGGTCGCCGTGGTCGACCTCGCCAAACGCGAGGTCAAGGCCACGATCGACGTCGGCTTCGACCCGCGCGCCCTTGTGCTCTCGGCCGACGGAAAACGCCTCTTCGTCGCCTCCTACCGCTCGGGCAACAAGATCAAGGACACGCGCGGCACGTACGGCCCCGGCGACGACGAGGACATCTGGATCGTCGATACCGAGACCCAAAAGGTCTCGCTCGCCATCTCCGGTGTCGCCGCGGATCTCCGGTCGATCGCGCTCTCGGAGGACGGCGCCGAGCTCTACGTCGCCTCGACCGACGGCGACCCCGAGCCCTCGCAGTCCGCGCCGGGCGCCGAGCCCTTCTTCCACGAGGTCGTCGTGCTCGGGGCTGACCCGGCCAAACCCGACTACGGCGCCGTCCTCCGCCGCGTCGATCTCACGCGACAATCGGGCTCCGGCGGCGCTGTCGTCAATCCCTCGGGCGTCCTCGGCGTGGGCGACACGATCTGGGTCGCGTCCGAGTCCTCCGACGTCGTCGTGGCCCTCGACCGCGCCACGCTCGCCGAAAAAGGCCGCGCCGCCGTCGGCCCCGGCGCGCGCGCGCTCGTCAAGCTCGGAAACAACGTCGCTGTCCACAGCTACCAGAGCTTCGAGGCGAGCTTCCTCGACGCGACCGGCGCCGTCGTGCAGACCGTCTCGCTCGCCGAGGACCCGCGCCCGGCGAACATCGCCCTCGGCGAGCGTGTCTTCACGCGCCCGGGCGGCGGCTTCGCCTCGAACCACGCTTGCTCCAGTTGCCACGTCGAAACGCAGAACGACGGCATGGTCTGGCGCTTCGGCCCGCAGATCTGGCACAACGTGCGGCCGCTCCAGCTCCTCGACGCGACCACGCCGCTCGAATGGGGCGCGTACGTCTCGAACACGGACAATTTCGGGTATCAGGGCCCGAGCTCGATCGTCGGCCGCCCGGCCACGCCCGAGGAAGCGCTGGGCATGCAGGCCTTCCTCAGCTCGCTCCTCGGCGCCCCGCGCGAGACGGGCCATACCCGGATTGACGGCAGCTTCACGGAGGCCGCGACCCGCGGCAAGGATCTCTTCGAGGGCAAAGCCGCTTGTTATGGCTGCCACGCGCCGCCGCTTTACACCTCGCGCGAATACATCCCCGTCGGCAAATCGGGCGAACCGGCGGACATCCCCTCGCTCCTCGGCGTCTACCGCCACGGCGTGTATTTCGTGAAGGGACAGGCGCGCGACCTCGAAGCGGCGCTCGACGTGGCCATCCAATACGTGGGCGCCGACCTCACGACCGACGAAAAGGCCGATTTGCTCCAGTTCTTGCGCGAACTCACGCCGAAGGGCGCACACCCGCTGGGGATCTGGCCCGACATCGACAGCGACGACGCGGTCTACCCGAACGTTCGCCCGAGCGTCGCGTTCACCGATCCGATCGACGACTCCCAGCCAGGAAAAACCGCGGCCGACCTCGCTGCGGAATACGTCACGCTGGAAACCGAGGCGGGCGAAAAGGTCGCGGGCTCGGTCGTGGTGACCGGCGGCCTCGTCGAGTTCGTCCCGGCGGCGCCGCTCACCGCCGGCGCGAAATACCGATTCCGCGCCTTGCCGGGCCTTCCGTTCCTCTCGGGCGGCGCGCTCTGGGGCGAGCGGAGCACGGAGTTCGTCGTGGCGAACCCGGCGATCGGCATGTGGCCCAAGACGATGAAGATGACCGTCACCGTCCCCGGCCCCGGCGGCTCGATGACCCCGCTCGATTACGTGCTCGAAGCGAGCGACACCCCGCGCCCGGGCGGTATGACGTTGATCGTGAAACCGCAGCTCTTCGGCAACCAGCAGCGGCAGGAGGTGTGGGCGCGGCTCGACGGCGACAAACTCTACATGCAGCCGGTCGCCTTGCCGATCAACCCCAGCGGCGTGGCCGACGCCGCGATGATCACGGGCACGGTGAAGACCGTGAACCAGGCCGATCAGAGCATCTCGCTCGTCGAGGGCACGCTCCGGCTCGGCGGCCCGGGCATCAACCTCCCGGGCGTCAAGTTCGTCATCGTGCCGAACTGA
- a CDS encoding lamin tail domain-containing protein, with translation MARMEFFLAGVFVAATAALGCSEASEDRPPTGGASSSAGQGGGGNGGSSGSGGSGQGGGGGSGAGAAKVVINEIAATGEEWIEIVNVGDAVMDLDGYGIADQDGDAPKLAEAVRFEAGTKLAPGSYLVIVAGLDAPEAGPQAECLSEGGPATCYQAGFGISASKGDKIFFLSPSDAIVEEAAYPAEAVADGLTFGRVPNGIGDFEACEPTPGAANTKAP, from the coding sequence ATGGCGCGGATGGAGTTTTTCCTGGCAGGGGTGTTCGTCGCGGCAACCGCCGCTCTCGGCTGCTCGGAGGCGAGCGAGGATCGGCCTCCCACGGGGGGCGCGAGCAGCTCCGCGGGGCAAGGCGGCGGCGGAAATGGCGGGAGCAGCGGGAGCGGCGGGAGCGGGCAAGGTGGTGGCGGCGGGAGCGGCGCAGGCGCGGCAAAGGTGGTGATCAACGAGATTGCGGCGACCGGCGAGGAGTGGATCGAGATCGTCAACGTCGGCGACGCGGTGATGGATCTCGACGGATACGGGATCGCCGATCAGGACGGTGACGCGCCGAAGCTCGCGGAGGCCGTGCGTTTCGAGGCTGGGACGAAGCTCGCGCCTGGCTCCTACCTCGTCATCGTCGCGGGCCTCGACGCGCCCGAGGCAGGTCCGCAAGCGGAGTGCCTCTCGGAGGGCGGGCCGGCGACCTGTTATCAGGCTGGCTTCGGAATCAGCGCGTCGAAAGGCGACAAGATTTTTTTCCTGTCGCCGAGCGATGCGATCGTCGAGGAGGCGGCCTATCCGGCGGAGGCCGTGGCGGATGGGTTGACGTTCGGCCGCGTGCCGAACGGGATCGGCGATTTCGAGGCCTGCGAGCCGACGCCCGGAGCGGCGAACACGAAGGCGCCTTGA
- a CDS encoding putative metal-binding motif-containing protein, translating into MTSAETKAPRPRLLRHLRWITALLPVAALASACGPSTAPNPFTLDAGPDGATDPDGGTGGGAGGGNPDDGGTPDDTLGGPCNDDAQCDDAITCTVDVCDTSIARCRHSPDDAACQDGVYCDGVERCAPKLGCLPGPPVACSDGDVCTIDTCVESTGACTHVLRDADGDGVPDGHCIAKGDCNDDDPKVSPALPEVCANGKDDDCDGAVDEADCASPKHDTCTDPLVIDAPGAYTIDTTAAAANFAASCNVNNQPAARDVVAAIVLPAGPPVDVEITARTNAADVAIALLGQCGDPSTEITCGTSFFHPQGGRFAKIRGRGLGDPAKTTALPLYVFADADTPVILDVAFLPPEPVPTNETCGTAEPISFGVPFFSTLVDAATDVGITCTPLTGELLYSFELASPANVHVYASSVDGDGFPVISLRDAACALPENEITCKSAPIVDVFRHALPAGTYHVAVAAGAPTIVSTTVVIEPPTEPLPDETCEGAPAITPNVTRDVDLLDRQDDVKLGCLPGAVDAAYTLSLPVASDVLLVQRISQGDTGAVTLALPACADPSDQLICDPGSQSPLRIGKRNIPAGDYRVVAESLLGQPAQVTAFVRKTTPPLIVPFADACADVLMIPSTGGFFQGNTANATANFNAGCDQGGGPEGGARDQLLGLSLSDKKRVVLDMGGSGYTTLLDVRKGPDCPGVEVPKACAVGYGQNKSFLDLTLDPGTYFLQIDGLGQDSGPWFLDVRIVDP; encoded by the coding sequence ATGACGAGCGCCGAGACGAAGGCTCCGCGGCCCCGGCTCCTGCGACACCTTCGCTGGATCACGGCCCTCCTCCCCGTGGCCGCGCTCGCGAGCGCCTGTGGGCCATCCACCGCGCCGAACCCCTTCACCCTCGACGCCGGCCCCGACGGCGCAACCGACCCCGACGGCGGCACGGGCGGCGGTGCCGGCGGCGGTAATCCCGACGACGGTGGCACGCCCGACGACACCCTCGGCGGCCCTTGCAACGACGACGCCCAGTGCGACGACGCCATCACTTGCACCGTCGACGTCTGTGACACCTCGATCGCGCGCTGCCGCCACAGCCCCGACGACGCGGCTTGCCAGGACGGCGTCTACTGTGACGGCGTCGAGCGTTGCGCGCCCAAGCTCGGCTGCCTCCCCGGCCCCCCTGTCGCTTGCTCCGACGGCGACGTCTGCACCATCGACACCTGCGTCGAGTCCACGGGCGCCTGCACCCACGTCCTGCGCGACGCCGACGGCGACGGCGTGCCCGACGGCCACTGCATCGCGAAGGGCGACTGCAACGACGACGATCCCAAGGTCTCCCCCGCGCTGCCCGAGGTCTGCGCGAACGGCAAGGACGACGACTGCGACGGCGCCGTCGACGAAGCCGACTGCGCTTCACCCAAGCACGACACTTGCACCGATCCTCTCGTGATCGATGCGCCAGGCGCCTACACGATCGACACCACCGCCGCCGCCGCGAACTTCGCCGCCTCCTGCAACGTCAACAACCAGCCCGCCGCGCGTGACGTCGTCGCGGCGATCGTCCTGCCTGCGGGCCCGCCGGTCGACGTCGAGATCACCGCCCGGACGAACGCTGCCGACGTCGCCATTGCCCTCCTCGGCCAGTGCGGTGATCCCTCGACCGAGATCACCTGCGGCACATCGTTCTTCCACCCCCAGGGCGGCCGCTTCGCCAAGATCCGCGGCCGCGGCCTCGGGGATCCTGCGAAGACCACCGCGCTGCCGCTGTACGTCTTCGCCGACGCGGACACGCCTGTCATCCTCGACGTCGCCTTCCTCCCGCCCGAGCCCGTTCCCACGAACGAGACCTGCGGCACCGCCGAGCCCATCTCCTTCGGCGTGCCCTTCTTCTCCACCTTGGTCGACGCCGCAACGGACGTCGGCATCACCTGCACCCCGCTCACCGGCGAACTCCTCTACAGCTTCGAGCTCGCCTCCCCCGCGAACGTCCACGTCTATGCGAGCTCCGTCGACGGCGACGGCTTCCCCGTCATCTCCCTCCGCGACGCGGCCTGCGCGCTGCCCGAGAACGAGATCACCTGCAAGAGCGCGCCGATCGTCGACGTCTTCCGCCACGCGCTCCCCGCGGGCACGTACCACGTCGCCGTCGCTGCTGGCGCCCCCACGATCGTCTCCACGACCGTCGTGATCGAGCCGCCCACTGAGCCTCTCCCTGACGAAACCTGCGAGGGCGCCCCGGCGATCACGCCCAACGTCACGCGCGACGTCGACCTCCTCGATCGGCAAGACGACGTAAAGCTCGGCTGCTTGCCCGGCGCCGTCGACGCGGCCTACACGCTCTCGCTACCCGTCGCCTCCGACGTCCTCCTCGTCCAGCGCATCTCCCAGGGCGATACCGGCGCCGTCACGCTCGCCCTCCCGGCGTGCGCCGACCCTTCGGATCAGCTCATCTGCGATCCTGGCTCGCAGTCACCTCTCCGTATCGGCAAGCGCAACATACCGGCCGGCGATTACCGGGTCGTCGCCGAATCCCTCCTCGGTCAACCCGCGCAAGTCACCGCATTCGTCCGCAAGACCACGCCGCCTTTGATCGTGCCGTTCGCCGACGCTTGCGCCGACGTGCTCATGATCCCCTCGACGGGCGGTTTTTTCCAGGGCAACACCGCGAATGCCACGGCGAACTTCAATGCTGGCTGTGATCAAGGTGGAGGGCCCGAGGGCGGGGCACGTGACCAGCTCCTCGGGCTCTCCCTGTCTGATAAAAAACGCGTCGTGCTAGACATGGGCGGATCGGGGTACACGACGCTCCTCGATGTGCGAAAAGGCCCCGATTGCCCCGGCGTCGAGGTCCCGAAGGCCTGCGCCGTCGGTTACGGCCAAAACAAAAGCTTCCTCGATCTCACCCTCGATCCTGGCACGTACTTCCTCCAGATCGATGGGCTCGGCCAGGATAGCGGCCCTTGGTTCCTCGACGTTCGTATCGTTGATCCCTGA
- a CDS encoding glutathione S-transferase yields MSHDPERELVYFDIRGRAESIRLLLAYARAPYVDRGIPRADWPSLKKTVPLGQVPVLVERTPAGERVIPQSQAILRHLARVFGLDGTNEDERVRADVVAETVLELRTAWNRVAYNPGWLKDQAATDAHFRDVFPRFRTTLEGLLEQSEERGALYFAGPAPTHADFLAFDTLESHREVVPSCLDGHGSLQRFLDDVRALPPIADYLARRRPSDFQRA; encoded by the coding sequence ATGAGCCATGATCCCGAGCGCGAGCTCGTCTACTTCGACATCCGCGGCCGAGCCGAGTCGATCCGCCTTTTGCTCGCCTATGCGCGGGCCCCGTACGTCGACCGGGGCATCCCGCGCGCCGACTGGCCGAGCCTCAAGAAAACCGTCCCTCTCGGCCAGGTCCCCGTCCTCGTCGAGCGCACGCCCGCAGGCGAACGCGTGATCCCGCAGAGCCAGGCCATCCTCCGCCACCTCGCCCGCGTCTTCGGGCTCGACGGGACGAACGAGGACGAGCGCGTCCGCGCCGACGTCGTCGCCGAGACCGTCCTCGAGCTCCGCACCGCGTGGAACCGCGTCGCGTACAACCCTGGCTGGCTCAAGGATCAAGCGGCCACCGACGCGCATTTCCGCGACGTCTTCCCCCGCTTCCGCACGACCCTCGAAGGTTTGCTCGAACAATCCGAGGAACGCGGCGCCCTCTACTTCGCGGGCCCCGCGCCCACGCACGCGGACTTCCTCGCCTTCGACACCCTCGAATCGCACCGCGAGGTCGTCCCCTCCTGCCTCGACGGCCACGGCTCGCTCCAGCGCTTCCTCGACGACGTCCGCGCCCTGCCCCCGATCGCCGACTACCTCGCCCGCCGCCGCCCCTCGGACTTCCAGCGGGCCTGA
- a CDS encoding DUF2252 family protein has protein sequence MNGPSSKGVRLCLALAFVLAACGGRTEEEARKAEITSVMARADEPLLRARPRLCEGKYARMAASAYDFYRGTVPLSLHDFRGNNFGFGASAYAIAGPLVPALGDPHPENFGALLAADGTLALEPNDFDSADFAPYLWDVRRLVAGMALAARLTNADEPAAQAATAAASRDVARAAAEGYADAIAALAKGGPRERITEGGGDANLDDLFERSIEDRDARAELDELTTLDGKVRRLRRGVLDSEEPTGVYLDVPPAAYAALPSAIERYRGTLLEPPPSAFLTLLDAARELGSGVASWARVRVILLVRGPTDDPADDVVLELKELADSGLAGLYPPGVFYDGVAERVRLASRAAWARPDAEPFWGTTEWMGFVCQIKRESAGQKTLRTSRMREERGSPAALASLGRRLGGVVARAHAADPLGTSWAVADVAAVIGRDPAGFVAEQVDVGDRYAAQVIVDWRLFREALEERGPRLGVPMDLADTPPPDVRALYGDAHAP, from the coding sequence GTGAACGGGCCGTCCTCGAAAGGTGTTCGTCTTTGCCTCGCGCTCGCGTTCGTGCTCGCGGCGTGCGGCGGGCGGACCGAGGAAGAGGCGCGCAAGGCCGAGATCACGAGCGTCATGGCCCGGGCCGACGAGCCGCTCCTCCGCGCGAGGCCACGCCTCTGCGAGGGCAAATACGCGCGGATGGCCGCGAGCGCGTACGATTTTTATCGGGGTACGGTGCCGCTTTCGCTCCACGATTTTCGAGGGAACAACTTCGGCTTCGGCGCCTCCGCGTATGCCATCGCCGGGCCGCTCGTGCCCGCGCTCGGCGATCCGCACCCCGAGAATTTCGGCGCGCTGCTCGCGGCCGACGGGACGCTCGCGCTGGAGCCGAACGATTTCGACAGCGCCGATTTCGCGCCGTATCTGTGGGACGTCCGCCGCCTCGTCGCGGGAATGGCGCTCGCCGCGCGCCTCACGAATGCCGACGAGCCGGCGGCGCAGGCAGCGACCGCCGCGGCCTCGCGTGACGTCGCCCGCGCCGCGGCGGAAGGGTATGCGGATGCGATCGCCGCCCTCGCGAAGGGCGGGCCCCGCGAGCGGATCACGGAGGGCGGGGGAGATGCGAACCTCGATGATCTCTTCGAGCGTTCGATCGAGGATCGGGACGCGCGCGCCGAGCTCGACGAGCTGACGACGCTCGACGGCAAGGTGCGGCGTCTTCGCCGGGGTGTGCTCGATTCGGAGGAGCCGACGGGTGTGTATCTCGACGTCCCGCCGGCTGCGTATGCTGCGCTTCCTTCGGCGATCGAGCGATACCGCGGGACGCTCCTCGAACCGCCGCCGTCCGCGTTTCTTACGCTGCTCGACGCTGCGCGCGAGCTCGGCTCGGGCGTCGCGAGCTGGGCGCGGGTACGGGTGATCTTGCTCGTGCGCGGCCCGACGGATGATCCGGCCGACGACGTCGTGCTCGAATTGAAGGAACTCGCCGACAGCGGGCTCGCGGGCCTCTATCCGCCGGGCGTGTTTTACGACGGCGTCGCCGAGCGCGTGCGCCTCGCGTCCCGCGCGGCCTGGGCCCGGCCCGATGCGGAGCCGTTCTGGGGGACGACGGAATGGATGGGGTTCGTCTGTCAGATCAAGCGCGAGAGCGCCGGGCAAAAGACGTTGCGCACGAGCCGCATGCGCGAGGAGCGAGGGAGCCCGGCGGCGCTCGCGAGCCTCGGGCGGCGTCTCGGCGGCGTCGTGGCGCGGGCGCATGCGGCGGATCCCCTGGGCACGTCTTGGGCCGTGGCGGATGTGGCCGCGGTGATCGGCCGTGACCCGGCCGGGTTTGTCGCGGAGCAAGTCGACGTCGGGGATCGATATGCGGCGCAGGTGATCGTTGATTGGAGGCTGTTCCGGGAGGCCTTGGAGGAGCGCGGGCCGCGCCTCGGTGTCCCGATGGATCTGGCGGATACGCCGCCGCCTGATGTGCGAGCGCTTTATGGCGATGCCCACGCGCCTTGA